From a single Shewanella denitrificans OS217 genomic region:
- a CDS encoding toll/interleukin-1 receptor domain-containing protein, translated as MMGIYEFAVLGSITPEQRQSLINSIQQMASEFELELDNQVIIYDAETVKQRNRSSAFAAVYFGGLPQVDIEAAHSIFTESVPIIPVVNSLEQFSICIPKFLQPTNGYCLNGQDPEIKELATLMMECVGLLRRQRRIFVSYRRTESRDAALQIHDLLMRKGFDVFLDTHDIRPGEPFQDVLWHKLCDSDVLIMLDTPTYFESRWTREEIGRARAKEIHVLRVVWPNHEPNKMADLSETIYLENEDLENDSGPLTIGKIDEISLKIESIRSRSIAARYMSITGRLRADVERIGARFEGVGAHRAIAIRLIDDRKLWLYPVVGIPTAETLNDIAIKARSNPDKGVPVLVYDDIGIRKTWSDHLQWLDENIKSVRGLKITQAAWSLAGWEY; from the coding sequence ATGATGGGAATTTATGAGTTTGCTGTTTTAGGTAGTATTACTCCTGAGCAAAGACAAAGTTTAATAAATTCAATTCAGCAGATGGCCTCCGAGTTTGAACTTGAACTCGATAATCAAGTTATAATCTATGATGCAGAGACGGTAAAACAAAGAAATAGGTCTTCAGCTTTTGCTGCAGTTTATTTTGGAGGGCTACCTCAGGTTGATATAGAAGCTGCACACTCAATATTCACTGAAAGTGTTCCAATAATTCCTGTGGTTAATAGTTTGGAGCAGTTTTCAATATGTATTCCTAAGTTTTTACAGCCCACAAATGGATATTGTCTAAATGGACAAGATCCAGAAATAAAAGAGCTTGCAACATTAATGATGGAGTGCGTAGGCTTACTGCGCCGTCAAAGGCGAATTTTTGTGAGTTATCGCAGGACTGAGTCACGTGATGCTGCATTGCAGATACACGATCTTCTTATGAGAAAAGGATTTGATGTATTCCTTGATACTCATGATATACGCCCTGGAGAGCCTTTTCAGGACGTTCTTTGGCATAAGCTTTGTGACTCCGATGTGCTAATCATGCTAGATACACCTACTTATTTCGAAAGTAGATGGACTCGTGAAGAAATCGGTCGTGCCAGGGCTAAGGAAATTCATGTATTACGCGTGGTTTGGCCTAACCATGAGCCAAATAAAATGGCAGATTTGTCAGAAACTATCTACTTAGAAAATGAAGACTTAGAAAACGATAGCGGACCACTAACTATTGGAAAAATAGATGAAATTTCTCTTAAAATAGAAAGTATTAGAAGCCGTAGTATAGCGGCTAGATATATGTCTATTACAGGCCGTCTTCGGGCTGATGTTGAACGTATTGGTGCTCGCTTTGAGGGCGTTGGAGCTCATAGAGCAATTGCCATTCGTTTAATTGATGATAGAAAACTCTGGCTATATCCTGTCGTAGGGATTCCGACCGCCGAGACTTTAAATGATATTGCAATTAAGGCTCGGTCAAATCCTGATAAAGGAGTCCCAGTTCTTGTATATGACGATATAGGAATTCGAAAAACTTGGTCTGATCATTTGCAATGGTTAGATGAGAATATTAAGTCTGTGCGAGGGTTGAAAATTACTCAGGCAGCTTGGTCGCTGGCTGGTTGGGAGTATTGA
- a CDS encoding IS481-like element ISSde2 family transposase produces the protein MFHTNNPIIKHKAGLLNLAEELGNVSRACKVMGVSRDTFYRYQELVEDGGIDALIERTRRTPNLKNRVDEATEQSVIKYAIDFPAHGQHRTSNELRKLGVFVSGSGVRSIWLRHSLENFKKRLKALEDKVANDGIILTDAQVAALEKKKHDDEACGEIETHHPGYLGSQDTFYVGNLKGVGRIYQQTFVDTYSKVAFAKLYTTKTPITAADVLNDKVLPYFEHHELPMLRILTDRGTEYCGRVEHHDYQLYLAINDIDHTKTKAMSPQTNGICERFHKTILNEFYQVTFRKKLYDNLEVLQKDLDEWMNYYNNDRTHQGKVCCGRTPLETLLDGKRIWAEKNLAQI, from the coding sequence ATGTTTCATACTAACAATCCAATCATTAAACACAAAGCAGGTTTACTCAATTTAGCTGAAGAGCTAGGTAATGTATCTCGAGCATGTAAAGTTATGGGGGTCTCTAGAGACACATTTTATCGCTATCAAGAGCTTGTTGAAGATGGTGGTATTGACGCTTTAATCGAAAGAACACGCAGAACACCCAATCTAAAAAACCGAGTTGATGAAGCAACCGAACAGTCAGTAATTAAATATGCTATCGACTTCCCTGCTCATGGCCAGCATAGAACCAGTAATGAACTACGCAAGCTTGGTGTTTTTGTATCGGGCAGTGGTGTTCGCTCTATTTGGCTTCGTCATAGCCTAGAGAATTTTAAGAAACGGCTCAAAGCTTTAGAAGATAAGGTCGCTAATGACGGGATTATACTCACTGATGCGCAAGTTGCAGCTCTTGAAAAGAAAAAGCATGATGATGAAGCGTGTGGTGAGATAGAAACCCATCATCCTGGGTATCTTGGTTCTCAAGACACCTTCTATGTCGGCAATTTAAAAGGTGTCGGTAGGATATACCAACAAACCTTTGTTGATACTTACAGCAAGGTAGCATTTGCCAAGCTTTACACGACTAAAACACCAATCACAGCGGCCGATGTACTTAACGATAAAGTCCTGCCTTATTTCGAGCACCACGAGCTTCCAATGCTTCGAATATTAACGGATAGAGGAACAGAATACTGTGGTCGAGTGGAGCATCATGATTACCAGTTATATCTGGCAATTAATGATATCGATCATACAAAAACAAAGGCAATGTCACCTCAGACCAATGGCATTTGTGAGCGATTTCATAAGACAATTTTAAATGAGTTTTATCAAGTCACTTTCCGCAAAAAGTTATATGACAATTTAGAAGTGCTGCAAAAAGATCTAGACGAATGGATGAATTACTACAACAATGATCGAACTCATCAAGGGAAAGTGTGTTGCGGAAGAACTCCGCTTGAAACATTGCTTGATGGGAAACGAATTTGGGCTGAGAAAAATTTAGCTCAAATCTAA
- a CDS encoding TIR domain-containing protein has translation MYSLAKPKLNDICEREFDLFQAQMAKEEALAEAQLDSNRKKIQYRNNNISTQFVTPKYISLLIEKYWHEKNKFRRLLIVIECSKYKNESTIFFFRQVMSGEKDWFIRNYCLRILQRFDEVVYLPPKGKGAQEKYNTLVKHFGCDYKEDIGRTPEDIVKELYENDYIEHAKYFDAFISHAVSNADMVDEFVFKLNSLGLVAFVDWKSDRQDLNRSKLSHYTPTILELRMRQSKNLILIRTKESDLSSWVTWEINYFSKLGKKIAVLNLDNEHGKPHELIDTYPTVRIIDGNILVFNKSKQHKLVDWINES, from the coding sequence TTGTATAGTTTAGCTAAACCCAAGTTAAATGATATTTGTGAGCGGGAATTTGATTTATTCCAAGCTCAGATGGCGAAAGAAGAAGCTCTGGCAGAAGCCCAATTAGATAGTAATAGAAAGAAAATACAGTACAGAAACAACAATATATCAACACAATTCGTCACTCCTAAATATATTAGCCTGCTTATTGAAAAGTATTGGCACGAAAAAAATAAATTTCGTAGACTTTTAATAGTTATCGAATGCAGCAAGTACAAAAATGAAAGTACTATTTTTTTCTTTAGACAGGTGATGAGTGGCGAAAAGGATTGGTTTATACGAAATTATTGTTTAAGGATACTTCAACGATTTGATGAAGTTGTATATCTTCCACCAAAAGGAAAAGGGGCGCAAGAAAAATACAACACCTTAGTAAAGCATTTCGGTTGCGACTATAAGGAAGATATAGGAAGGACTCCTGAAGATATTGTGAAGGAATTATATGAAAATGATTACATAGAACATGCAAAATATTTCGATGCATTCATATCTCATGCAGTTTCAAATGCAGATATGGTTGATGAATTTGTATTTAAATTAAATTCATTAGGGCTTGTCGCTTTCGTTGACTGGAAAAGCGATAGACAAGATTTAAATAGGAGTAAACTTAGTCATTATACACCAACAATACTAGAACTTAGAATGAGGCAATCAAAAAACCTGATTCTAATTCGGACCAAGGAGTCAGATTTATCTAGTTGGGTAACTTGGGAAATTAATTACTTTTCTAAACTAGGGAAAAAAATTGCAGTTCTAAACTTGGACAATGAACATGGTAAACCACATGAATTAATCGACACCTATCCAACAGTGCGAATTATAGATGGCAATATTCTTGTATTTAACAAAAGCAAACAGCACAAGTTGGTAGACTGGATAAATGAAAGTTAA
- a CDS encoding tyrosine-type recombinase/integrase has protein sequence MCRLDKLLSKIEFHKGINDIKKSHSVHVSKEKLDALTTAQRNEPLFISQQGNPYDPNTIGSRFGEVRRSIIKSGIQFEHKFHDLRCSYATYRLHSLLEAGIEPANALSLLMGWMGHKNESTTWKYLQYLKRKEALKEKISVLDSIMHQALEEANEQDVEINSPLG, from the coding sequence ATGTGCCGACTTGACAAACTTCTTAGCAAAATTGAGTTCCACAAAGGCATCAATGACATAAAAAAATCCCACTCTGTTCATGTCTCAAAGGAAAAACTCGACGCCCTGACCACAGCCCAGCGAAACGAACCCTTATTTATTAGCCAACAAGGTAATCCATACGACCCAAACACGATAGGCTCTCGCTTTGGAGAAGTTCGCCGCTCAATAATTAAGTCAGGAATACAATTTGAGCATAAGTTTCATGATCTTAGATGTAGTTATGCAACCTACCGACTACATAGCCTACTTGAAGCAGGTATTGAGCCTGCGAATGCACTGAGCTTACTGATGGGGTGGATGGGACATAAGAATGAATCCACGACATGGAAGTACTTGCAGTACCTCAAAAGAAAAGAAGCGTTAAAAGAGAAGATATCTGTACTAGACAGCATTATGCACCAAGCATTAGAGGAAGCTAATGAGCAAGACGTTGAAATTAATAGCCCCCTGGGTTGA
- a CDS encoding IS30-like element ISSde3 family transposase — MSYQQLTEGRRYQISVLLDQGISITLIAKAINCHRATVYRELKRCHALQGYCPDSAQASACKMRRHSAKYTIPDTRINVVRFLLQHDWSPEQISRVLSGMNQAVSHEWIYRFVARNKRQGGKLYRHLRQGHKRYRRGKKEKAPAIKNGTSIDSRPAIVDTRERFGDWEIDTVLGKHGTGSIVTILERKTRFYLIKKVASKSAEDVTKATIELLMPYKQYVHTITADNGREFAHHEVIANALDTSFYFAHPYSSWERGANENANGLLRQYVKKGTDLRTVSDAIILFAQNRINYRPKKCLKFKQPAVVFKQLAA, encoded by the coding sequence ATGAGTTATCAGCAGTTGACTGAGGGAAGAAGATATCAGATTTCAGTCCTTTTAGACCAGGGTATTTCGATAACTTTGATTGCAAAAGCTATCAATTGTCATCGTGCGACTGTCTATCGAGAACTAAAACGTTGTCATGCCCTGCAGGGTTATTGTCCTGACAGCGCTCAAGCCAGTGCGTGTAAGATGCGGCGTCATTCAGCCAAATATACGATCCCCGATACAAGAATAAACGTCGTCCGCTTCCTACTGCAACATGATTGGAGCCCAGAGCAGATTTCACGGGTGTTATCGGGCATGAACCAAGCGGTTAGTCATGAATGGATTTACCGCTTTGTGGCAAGAAATAAACGTCAAGGCGGCAAGCTATATCGCCACCTACGGCAGGGTCATAAGCGCTATCGCAGAGGTAAAAAAGAGAAAGCGCCAGCGATTAAAAATGGTACCTCTATCGACTCTAGACCTGCCATCGTTGATACCCGTGAGCGTTTTGGTGATTGGGAAATCGATACCGTATTAGGCAAGCATGGGACAGGTTCAATCGTGACAATTTTAGAGCGAAAGACCCGTTTTTATTTAATAAAGAAAGTGGCCTCAAAATCTGCTGAAGATGTGACTAAAGCGACTATCGAATTATTGATGCCCTATAAGCAATATGTGCACACTATAACTGCCGATAATGGTCGTGAATTCGCTCATCATGAAGTCATAGCCAACGCGCTAGATACCTCGTTTTACTTTGCTCATCCGTATAGTTCTTGGGAACGTGGCGCCAATGAAAATGCCAACGGTTTATTAAGGCAGTATGTAAAAAAAGGGACTGACTTAAGGACAGTAAGCGACGCCATCATCTTATTTGCCCAGAACAGGATTAATTACAGACCTAAGAAATGTTTGAAGTTTAAGCAGCCAGCTGTTGTGTTTAAACAATTAGCCGCTTAA
- a CDS encoding DUF2235 domain-containing protein has product MMHNTYKKIPPILYALIFIIFFTSCSNFISGETPLPLPYEEREFIKLSKLVSTIPNITYSSGERNIKFYVVAFDGTQNNQYDFDKNSERETIVAYLYNSLPKNYQGNYYFGPGYKDIIDSVLCTTCVSKAETAIKDIKKKISNEWGGIPNLEVRVIVLGFSRGAAIGRHFMNLLDENFQTSLLASITSTEPLVRTTAIMFDTVPTSVSDKLQLSISESTDYFIHIIAKNERRDLFYGVKDYDPNFITLPIIYDETEFHTCSKSEVKSSSRLFQIELPGSHSDIGSSYKNGIGTLYRNYGLFILSSLGLIHENQFQIEESFYSQGYHDSRGYIDITKSAIFGERPIRKYINIYSKPLIPEEIVLLNERLNSMYLSSAHSFITDTKEIRPIVFDVFKKNNELTIIDNHSGIKRSDISYSYADASHTIKYRFNDSNKASLVTIHKNIWEQIPNNEMSRIEIILLKNGNVNNLYFYINCKRVLEYH; this is encoded by the coding sequence ATGATGCATAATACTTATAAAAAAATTCCTCCGATTTTATACGCGCTCATATTTATAATTTTTTTTACATCGTGCTCAAACTTCATTTCAGGCGAAACACCATTACCTTTGCCTTATGAAGAAAGAGAGTTTATTAAATTATCTAAGCTAGTATCAACAATCCCTAACATTACCTATTCAAGCGGTGAGAGAAACATAAAATTCTATGTAGTGGCTTTCGATGGCACGCAAAATAATCAGTACGATTTTGATAAAAATTCAGAACGTGAAACTATTGTGGCCTACTTGTACAATTCCCTCCCAAAAAACTATCAGGGAAATTATTATTTCGGGCCTGGATACAAAGACATTATAGATTCTGTGCTGTGTACTACATGCGTAAGTAAGGCTGAGACAGCAATTAAAGACATAAAAAAGAAGATATCAAATGAATGGGGAGGCATCCCGAATCTTGAAGTTAGAGTTATTGTCTTAGGCTTTAGTAGAGGTGCAGCAATTGGACGACACTTTATGAATTTATTAGATGAGAATTTCCAAACAAGCCTATTAGCATCTATAACGTCTACAGAGCCTTTAGTTAGAACTACCGCAATAATGTTCGATACGGTTCCGACAAGTGTATCAGATAAACTTCAATTATCTATTTCAGAATCTACTGACTACTTTATACATATAATAGCAAAAAATGAAAGAAGAGACTTATTTTATGGTGTAAAAGACTATGATCCAAACTTCATTACACTACCCATTATATATGATGAAACTGAATTTCACACATGTTCAAAAAGTGAAGTAAAGTCATCAAGTAGACTTTTTCAAATCGAACTACCTGGTTCCCACTCAGATATAGGCTCCTCATATAAAAATGGCATTGGCACGCTTTATCGTAATTATGGGTTGTTTATACTCTCCAGTCTTGGATTAATCCATGAAAATCAATTTCAGATCGAAGAGTCATTTTATTCACAAGGATATCATGATTCTCGAGGATATATTGACATAACTAAATCAGCAATTTTTGGAGAGAGACCAATTAGAAAGTATATAAATATATATTCAAAACCACTAATACCAGAAGAGATAGTACTATTGAATGAAAGATTGAACTCTATGTATCTTTCTTCCGCACATAGTTTCATCACTGACACAAAAGAAATACGGCCTATTGTTTTTGATGTATTTAAGAAAAATAATGAATTAACAATCATAGATAATCATAGTGGCATTAAAAGAAGTGACATTAGCTACAGTTATGCAGATGCTTCACATACAATTAAATATCGCTTCAATGATTCAAATAAAGCATCATTAGTAACGATCCATAAAAATATTTGGGAGCAAATTCCAAACAACGAAATGTCAAGAATTGAAATCATTTTGCTAAAGAATGGCAACGTCAACAACCTGTATTTTTACATAAACTGCAAACGTGTACTCGAATATCACTGA
- the gorA gene encoding glutathione-disulfide reductase, whose translation MTQEFDYICLGAGSGGIASANRAAMRGAKVLLIEAKQVGGTCVNLGCVPKKVMWYGAHIADAMNLYAKDYGFDVTVNKFDWSTLVASREAYIGRIHDAYGRGFANNKVTLLEGYGRFVNGNTIEVDGKHYSAKHILIATGGAPSFPNIPGAEHGIDSDGFFGLNEQPKRVAVVGAGYIAVELAGVMHALGSETHLLVRKHAPLRNFDPILTDALVEAMALDGPTLHTHSVPKEVLKNADNSLTLVLENGNSVTVDCLIWAIGRAPSTNNIGLEHTQVERDEKGYIITDAQQNTSAEGIYCVGDIMAGGVELTPVAVKAGRLLSERLFGAMPDAKMDYNLIPTVVFSHPPIGTMGLTEPEAVTQYGADKVKVYSSTFTSMYTAVTAHRQACKMKLVCAGDNEVVVGIHGIGFGMDEILQGFGVAMKMGATKADFDSVVAIHPTGAEEFVTMRG comes from the coding sequence ATGACCCAAGAATTTGACTATATCTGCCTAGGCGCAGGTAGCGGCGGTATCGCTTCGGCTAACCGAGCAGCGATGCGCGGCGCCAAGGTATTACTCATCGAAGCCAAACAAGTGGGCGGCACTTGCGTTAACTTGGGCTGCGTGCCGAAAAAAGTCATGTGGTATGGCGCCCATATTGCCGATGCAATGAACTTATACGCCAAAGATTATGGTTTCGATGTCACAGTGAATAAATTCGATTGGAGCACCTTAGTTGCCAGTCGCGAAGCCTATATAGGCCGAATTCATGATGCCTATGGTCGCGGCTTTGCTAACAACAAGGTGACCTTGCTCGAAGGCTACGGCCGTTTTGTTAATGGCAACACCATAGAAGTGGACGGCAAGCATTACAGTGCTAAGCATATTCTTATTGCTACCGGCGGTGCGCCAAGCTTCCCCAATATTCCTGGCGCCGAGCATGGCATAGATTCAGATGGTTTCTTTGGCCTTAATGAGCAGCCCAAGCGAGTTGCCGTGGTCGGAGCGGGCTACATAGCGGTGGAACTCGCTGGTGTCATGCATGCCCTTGGCAGTGAAACCCATTTATTGGTGCGTAAACACGCGCCGCTGCGCAACTTTGACCCCATTTTGACTGACGCCTTAGTGGAAGCCATGGCGCTCGATGGTCCGACGCTGCATACTCACAGCGTGCCCAAAGAGGTGCTGAAAAATGCCGATAATAGCCTGACCTTAGTGCTAGAAAACGGCAATAGTGTCACGGTCGATTGTTTAATCTGGGCCATAGGCCGCGCGCCATCCACAAACAATATTGGCCTAGAGCACACCCAAGTTGAACGTGATGAAAAAGGCTATATCATCACGGATGCACAGCAAAACACCAGCGCTGAAGGCATCTATTGTGTTGGCGATATTATGGCGGGTGGCGTCGAGCTGACTCCCGTTGCCGTCAAGGCTGGACGTCTGTTATCTGAGCGTTTATTTGGCGCCATGCCAGATGCCAAGATGGACTATAACTTGATCCCAACCGTGGTCTTTAGCCACCCGCCTATAGGCACCATGGGCTTAACCGAGCCAGAAGCCGTGACTCAGTACGGCGCGGATAAGGTCAAAGTTTACAGCTCAACCTTCACCTCTATGTACACAGCGGTAACCGCCCACCGTCAGGCGTGCAAGATGAAGTTAGTCTGCGCCGGTGACAATGAAGTCGTGGTCGGCATTCACGGTATTGGCTTTGGAATGGATGAAATCCTCCAAGGCTTTGGTGTAGCCATGAAGATGGGCGCCACTAAGGCAGATTTCGACTCTGTGGTCGCAATACACCCAACTGGCGCCGAGGAATTTGTTACTATGAGGGGTTAA
- the prlC gene encoding oligopeptidase A → MSNPLLSGAALPPFSQIKPEHIQTAVEQAIAKCRNTIETLLAQNSHYTWDNLIAPLEQSDDEFSQIWSPVSHMNSVTSSDALREAHDACLPLLSDYGTFVGQHQGLYQAYKSIHESAEFTHLPQAKKMAIEQSLRDFELSGIGLDDEQKVRYGEIVKRLSELTSLYSNQLLDATQAWHKLITDESELAGLPDSAKAAAKAMAEEDDKSGWLFSLDFPSYLPVMTYSENRALREECYRAFVTRASDQGPNAGEFDNSAAMDEIIALRHELAQLLGFESYAHKSLATKMAETPEQVLTFLSELGQRSKEQAKTELAELRAFALSEYGVSEMESWDLSFYAEKLQQHKYEVSQEILRPYFPEDKVLSGLFYTVSRLFGLRIEEQKDVDTWHKEVRFFNIFDDTNSLRGSFYLDLYARTGKRGGAWMDDCRVRRQTPNGLQKPVAYLTCNFNRPVDGKPALFTHDEVTTLFHEFGHGIHHMLTKIDVADVSGINGVPWDAVELPSQFMENWCWQEEALGEISGHFETGEPLPKALLDKMLAAKNFQSGMMMLRQLEFSLFDFRMHLEYSAEKGANIQGMLDEVRSQVAVLTPPSFNRFQHGFAHIFAGGYAAGYYSYKWAEVLSADAFSRFEAEGIFNPETGKSFMNNILEMGGSEEPMTLFKRFMGREPNIDALLRHSGIKA, encoded by the coding sequence ATGAGTAACCCGCTATTGAGTGGCGCCGCCTTACCGCCTTTTTCCCAAATTAAGCCTGAACATATTCAGACCGCGGTAGAGCAAGCTATCGCCAAATGCCGCAATACCATAGAGACCTTATTGGCGCAGAATAGCCACTACACTTGGGATAACTTAATTGCCCCCCTTGAGCAAAGTGATGACGAGTTCAGCCAAATTTGGTCGCCTGTGTCCCACATGAATTCAGTCACCAGCTCAGATGCGCTGCGGGAAGCTCACGATGCTTGCCTACCCTTGCTGTCAGATTACGGCACCTTTGTTGGTCAACATCAGGGCCTGTATCAAGCCTACAAATCTATCCATGAGTCGGCTGAATTTACTCACTTGCCACAAGCTAAAAAAATGGCCATAGAACAAAGCTTGCGAGACTTTGAGTTGTCTGGCATTGGCCTAGATGATGAGCAAAAAGTACGTTATGGCGAAATCGTTAAACGTCTGTCTGAGCTCACAAGCTTGTATTCCAATCAGTTGCTCGATGCTACCCAGGCCTGGCACAAGCTGATCACCGATGAATCAGAGCTGGCGGGTTTACCGGATTCAGCTAAAGCGGCGGCCAAAGCCATGGCGGAAGAAGATGACAAAAGTGGTTGGTTATTCAGCTTAGATTTTCCCTCCTATTTACCTGTGATGACCTACAGCGAAAACCGTGCACTAAGAGAAGAATGTTATCGCGCCTTCGTCACCCGCGCCTCAGATCAAGGCCCCAATGCCGGTGAGTTCGACAACAGTGCCGCCATGGATGAAATTATCGCCCTGCGCCATGAATTAGCCCAGCTACTCGGGTTTGAATCTTACGCTCACAAGTCTTTAGCCACTAAGATGGCCGAAACCCCAGAGCAAGTATTAACGTTTTTAAGCGAACTAGGTCAACGCTCGAAAGAGCAAGCCAAGACAGAGCTTGCCGAACTGCGAGCCTTCGCCTTAAGCGAATACGGCGTCAGTGAAATGGAGTCCTGGGATTTAAGCTTCTATGCTGAAAAATTGCAGCAACATAAATATGAAGTTTCTCAAGAAATATTAAGACCTTACTTCCCTGAAGACAAAGTGCTATCTGGCCTTTTTTATACGGTATCACGCCTGTTTGGGCTACGTATCGAAGAGCAGAAAGATGTCGATACTTGGCATAAAGAAGTGCGTTTCTTCAATATTTTTGATGACACTAATAGCCTAAGAGGCAGCTTCTACTTAGATTTATATGCCCGCACTGGTAAGCGCGGCGGCGCCTGGATGGACGACTGCCGAGTGCGTCGTCAAACCCCAAACGGCTTGCAAAAACCTGTGGCCTATTTAACCTGTAACTTCAATCGCCCAGTGGATGGCAAGCCTGCCTTGTTCACTCATGATGAAGTCACCACGCTATTCCATGAATTTGGCCACGGCATACACCATATGTTGACCAAAATTGATGTGGCCGATGTGTCTGGCATTAATGGGGTACCTTGGGATGCGGTGGAGCTTCCGAGCCAATTTATGGAAAACTGGTGCTGGCAAGAAGAGGCACTAGGTGAAATATCCGGTCACTTTGAAACCGGCGAGCCCTTACCTAAAGCGTTATTAGATAAAATGCTGGCGGCGAAAAACTTCCAATCTGGCATGATGATGTTGCGCCAACTTGAGTTTTCATTATTCGATTTTAGAATGCATCTGGAATACAGTGCCGAGAAAGGCGCCAACATCCAAGGCATGTTAGATGAAGTGCGCAGCCAGGTAGCAGTATTGACTCCGCCAAGCTTTAACCGCTTCCAACACGGCTTTGCCCATATCTTTGCTGGCGGCTACGCGGCAGGCTATTACAGTTATAAGTGGGCAGAAGTGTTATCGGCCGATGCCTTCTCCCGTTTCGAAGCCGAAGGTATATTTAACCCTGAAACCGGTAAAAGTTTTATGAACAACATACTCGAGATGGGCGGCAGCGAAGAGCCGATGACATTGTTCAAACGCTTTATGGGCCGCGAACCGAATATTGACGCCCTGTTAAGGCATTCGGGCATCAAGGCTTAA
- a CDS encoding PilZ domain-containing protein, which yields MNIAKKPLFFDLTPGKIIDLQIDHPVRVRIKAALVGYEVGNYIILKHPSPMQMSNYSDVLVEGNVVVARYLLEGQQGECYAFKASIRNVTKFPEKFIFLSYPQQIENRQLRTHQRFITHLPATLYPKEELADKPTPKLKGIISDISAKGCGFVFKSNNDKIKVTPKEIFVTIRTAIDGDITIPARVCNSRYDDGKVNVGIQFNEDDEQIKTLLEQLFIEL from the coding sequence TTGAACATTGCCAAGAAACCTCTTTTTTTCGACTTAACGCCAGGGAAAATCATAGATTTACAGATAGATCATCCCGTTAGAGTGCGCATAAAAGCCGCGTTGGTAGGCTATGAAGTGGGCAATTATATTATTCTCAAACATCCATCCCCTATGCAGATGAGTAACTATAGTGATGTGCTGGTTGAAGGGAATGTGGTGGTCGCTCGTTATCTACTTGAAGGCCAACAAGGTGAGTGCTATGCCTTTAAAGCCAGCATACGTAACGTGACTAAATTCCCAGAGAAATTTATTTTTTTAAGCTACCCACAGCAAATTGAGAATCGGCAATTACGCACTCACCAAAGGTTTATCACCCATCTGCCAGCCACGCTTTATCCAAAAGAAGAGCTCGCAGATAAGCCCACCCCTAAGTTAAAAGGCATTATTTCAGATATCTCAGCCAAGGGATGTGGTTTCGTTTTTAAAAGTAATAACGACAAGATTAAAGTGACCCCAAAAGAAATTTTTGTCACCATTCGCACCGCAATAGATGGCGATATCACCATACCCGCCAGAGTCTGCAACAGCCGCTATGACGATGGCAAGGTTAATGTCGGCATACAGTTCAATGAAGACGATGAGCAAATCAAAACCTTACTCGAGCAGCTATTTATTGAGCTGTAA
- a CDS encoding DUF2975 domain-containing protein encodes MNNIVSLSRWVKYLLVFITLLQMSSFAMVMSLGELENGAYLYTLNWGGFYSHFSIDFEHTWQSIAQVLEAEGLHAGWILGSVELMPCLVIYFFLYRLFSLYQTRQIFTQANFNYLSYIALTCLAWLFISLLYPLLITLLLRVFERAEATSFYFSFGSQELYYLLTSLVIYCIAWIMKQAAELHDDAELTV; translated from the coding sequence ATGAATAACATAGTTAGCCTGAGTCGATGGGTTAAATACTTACTGGTTTTTATCACCCTGTTGCAAATGAGCAGCTTTGCTATGGTGATGAGTTTAGGTGAGCTAGAGAACGGAGCCTACCTCTATACACTCAATTGGGGTGGGTTCTACAGCCATTTCAGTATTGATTTTGAACACACATGGCAAAGCATTGCCCAAGTGTTGGAAGCTGAAGGGTTACATGCCGGCTGGATCTTGGGCAGTGTTGAACTTATGCCTTGCTTAGTGATTTATTTTTTCTTGTATCGACTTTTTAGCTTGTACCAGACTCGGCAAATATTTACTCAAGCAAACTTTAACTACTTAAGCTACATCGCCTTAACCTGCCTTGCTTGGTTATTCATCAGCCTACTATATCCTCTACTGATCACCTTGCTGCTTCGCGTGTTTGAACGTGCTGAAGCCACCAGTTTTTATTTCTCCTTCGGCAGCCAAGAACTCTATTACCTACTCACAAGTTTAGTGATTTATTGCATTGCGTGGATCATGAAACAGGCCGCAGAGCTTCATGACGACGCAGAGTTAACCGTGTAA